In Penaeus chinensis breed Huanghai No. 1 chromosome 11, ASM1920278v2, whole genome shotgun sequence, a genomic segment contains:
- the LOC125030619 gene encoding uncharacterized protein LOC125030619 isoform X1 gives MESAESNIRIPGVLMPSYLRLTSTEEGKSAMKRIRLECGVCKATRFYSIHRGITRIAGVVACEACRQFYQRFKKQPWVLNCNKGGRCYEMDETPKSKCKACWVAHIICRCPVPMGLYNHLVGYLPTELKSKMAGRPPTSDEVPEKERGGLGLEIYKDNDWVDVTDKEEVESLLRTEEGNETDETNEPEMDVEIEIEDMMDDSGIPEESSPPKPPNGKNNRQRQKRGKKSEKSESDPDDRPTGDEPKGGEMVMASLIEGLQVNNQFKFMENFNPKTSERVRRKKKKVQYFSSSGRNKNQMQQAYHGPDGRILSSGKDLCDCLQPSCPGCHYPCPKCNSSKCGNECRINRKWFYEKVEVEGTQISWTNEYVKKN, from the exons gcacaGAGGAAGGGAAATCCGCCATGAAAAGAATTCGCCTTGAATGTGGGGTCTGCAAAGCTACCAGATTTTACTCAATACACAGGGGAATCACTCGCATAGCTGGTGTCGTTGCCTGTGAGGCTTGTCGGCAGTTCTATCAGCGCTTCAAGAAACAGCCTTGGGTTCTAAATTGCAATAAAGGAGGAAG GTGCTATGAGATGGATGAAACTCCAAAGAGCAAGTGCAAAGCCTGCTGGGTTGCCCATATTATATGTCGCTGTCCTGTGCCAATGGGACTGTACAATCATCTTGTGGGTTATCTTCCAACTGAACTTAAG AGCAAAATGGCAGGGCGACCACCCACTTCTGATGAAGTtccagagaaggaaagaggaggcctAGGACTGGAAATCTACAAAGACAACGACTGGGTTGATGTCACGGACAAGGAGGAGGTCGAGTCTCTGTTGCgaacagaagaaggaaatgagacagATGAGACAAATGAGCCGGAGATGGATGTTGAGATTGAGATAGAAGATATGATGGATGATTCT GGGATACCGGAAGAGAGTTCTCCCCCTAAACCCCCTAATGGCAAAAACAACCGTCAACggcagaaaagggggaagaaaagtgagaaatcGGAAAGTGACCCAGACGACAGA CCCACTGGAGATGAACCAAAAGGTGGAGAAATG GTAATGGCAAGTCTTATAGAGGGTCTCCAAGTAAATAACCAGTTTAAATTCATGGAAAACTTCAACCCTAAAACCAGTGAACGAGTTAGGCGTAAGAAGAAGAAGGTTCAGTACTTCAGCAGCTCAGGACG CAATAAGAATCAGATGCAGCAGGCCTATCATGGACCAGATGGCCGCATACTGAGCTCCGGGAAAGACTTGTGCGACTGCCTTCAACCCAGCTGCCCAGGTTGTCATTATCCGTGTCCCAAGTGCAACTCAAGCAAATGTGGGAATGAGTGCAG AATCAATAGGAAATGGTTTTACGAAAAAGTTGAAGTAGAAGGAACTCAAATCTCATGGACGAATGAATATGTTAAGAAGAATTAA
- the LOC125030619 gene encoding uncharacterized protein LOC125030619 isoform X2: MESAESNIRIPGVLMPSYLRLTSTEEGKSAMKRIRLECGVCKATRFYSIHRGITRIAGVVACEACRQFYQRFKKQPWVLNCNKGGRCYEMDETPKSKCKACWVAHIICRCPVPMGLYNHLVGYLPTELKSKMAGRPPTSDEVPEKERGGLGLEIYKDNDWVDVTDKEEVESLLRTEEGNETDETNEPEMDVEIEIEDMMDDSGIPEESSPPKPPNGKNNRQRQKRGKKSEKSESDPDDRVMASLIEGLQVNNQFKFMENFNPKTSERVRRKKKKVQYFSSSGRNKNQMQQAYHGPDGRILSSGKDLCDCLQPSCPGCHYPCPKCNSSKCGNECRINRKWFYEKVEVEGTQISWTNEYVKKN, from the exons gcacaGAGGAAGGGAAATCCGCCATGAAAAGAATTCGCCTTGAATGTGGGGTCTGCAAAGCTACCAGATTTTACTCAATACACAGGGGAATCACTCGCATAGCTGGTGTCGTTGCCTGTGAGGCTTGTCGGCAGTTCTATCAGCGCTTCAAGAAACAGCCTTGGGTTCTAAATTGCAATAAAGGAGGAAG GTGCTATGAGATGGATGAAACTCCAAAGAGCAAGTGCAAAGCCTGCTGGGTTGCCCATATTATATGTCGCTGTCCTGTGCCAATGGGACTGTACAATCATCTTGTGGGTTATCTTCCAACTGAACTTAAG AGCAAAATGGCAGGGCGACCACCCACTTCTGATGAAGTtccagagaaggaaagaggaggcctAGGACTGGAAATCTACAAAGACAACGACTGGGTTGATGTCACGGACAAGGAGGAGGTCGAGTCTCTGTTGCgaacagaagaaggaaatgagacagATGAGACAAATGAGCCGGAGATGGATGTTGAGATTGAGATAGAAGATATGATGGATGATTCT GGGATACCGGAAGAGAGTTCTCCCCCTAAACCCCCTAATGGCAAAAACAACCGTCAACggcagaaaagggggaagaaaagtgagaaatcGGAAAGTGACCCAGACGACAGA GTAATGGCAAGTCTTATAGAGGGTCTCCAAGTAAATAACCAGTTTAAATTCATGGAAAACTTCAACCCTAAAACCAGTGAACGAGTTAGGCGTAAGAAGAAGAAGGTTCAGTACTTCAGCAGCTCAGGACG CAATAAGAATCAGATGCAGCAGGCCTATCATGGACCAGATGGCCGCATACTGAGCTCCGGGAAAGACTTGTGCGACTGCCTTCAACCCAGCTGCCCAGGTTGTCATTATCCGTGTCCCAAGTGCAACTCAAGCAAATGTGGGAATGAGTGCAG AATCAATAGGAAATGGTTTTACGAAAAAGTTGAAGTAGAAGGAACTCAAATCTCATGGACGAATGAATATGTTAAGAAGAATTAA
- the LOC125030619 gene encoding uncharacterized protein LOC125030619 isoform X4, whose amino-acid sequence MESAESNIRIPGVLMPSYLRLTSTEEGKSAMKRIRLECGVCKATRFYSIHRGITRIAGVVACEACRQFYQRFKKQPWVLNCNKGGRCYEMDETPKSKCKACWVAHIICRCPVPMGLYNHLVGYLPTELKSKMAGRPPTSDEVPEKERGGLGLEIYKDNDWVDVTDKEEVESLLRTEEGNETDETNEPEMDVEIEIEDMMDDSPTGDEPKGGEMVMASLIEGLQVNNQFKFMENFNPKTSERVRRKKKKVQYFSSSGRNKNQMQQAYHGPDGRILSSGKDLCDCLQPSCPGCHYPCPKCNSSKCGNECRINRKWFYEKVEVEGTQISWTNEYVKKN is encoded by the exons gcacaGAGGAAGGGAAATCCGCCATGAAAAGAATTCGCCTTGAATGTGGGGTCTGCAAAGCTACCAGATTTTACTCAATACACAGGGGAATCACTCGCATAGCTGGTGTCGTTGCCTGTGAGGCTTGTCGGCAGTTCTATCAGCGCTTCAAGAAACAGCCTTGGGTTCTAAATTGCAATAAAGGAGGAAG GTGCTATGAGATGGATGAAACTCCAAAGAGCAAGTGCAAAGCCTGCTGGGTTGCCCATATTATATGTCGCTGTCCTGTGCCAATGGGACTGTACAATCATCTTGTGGGTTATCTTCCAACTGAACTTAAG AGCAAAATGGCAGGGCGACCACCCACTTCTGATGAAGTtccagagaaggaaagaggaggcctAGGACTGGAAATCTACAAAGACAACGACTGGGTTGATGTCACGGACAAGGAGGAGGTCGAGTCTCTGTTGCgaacagaagaaggaaatgagacagATGAGACAAATGAGCCGGAGATGGATGTTGAGATTGAGATAGAAGATATGATGGATGATTCT CCCACTGGAGATGAACCAAAAGGTGGAGAAATG GTAATGGCAAGTCTTATAGAGGGTCTCCAAGTAAATAACCAGTTTAAATTCATGGAAAACTTCAACCCTAAAACCAGTGAACGAGTTAGGCGTAAGAAGAAGAAGGTTCAGTACTTCAGCAGCTCAGGACG CAATAAGAATCAGATGCAGCAGGCCTATCATGGACCAGATGGCCGCATACTGAGCTCCGGGAAAGACTTGTGCGACTGCCTTCAACCCAGCTGCCCAGGTTGTCATTATCCGTGTCCCAAGTGCAACTCAAGCAAATGTGGGAATGAGTGCAG AATCAATAGGAAATGGTTTTACGAAAAAGTTGAAGTAGAAGGAACTCAAATCTCATGGACGAATGAATATGTTAAGAAGAATTAA
- the LOC125030619 gene encoding uncharacterized protein LOC125030619 isoform X5 — protein sequence MESAESNIRIPGVLMPSYLRLTSTEEGKSAMKRIRLECGVCKATRFYSIHRGITRIAGVVACEACRQFYQRFKKQPWVLNCNKGGRCYEMDETPKSKCKACWVAHIICRCPVPMGLYNHLVGYLPTELKSKMAGRPPTSDEVPEKERGGLGLEIYKDNDWVDVTDKEEVESLLRTEEGNETDETNEPEMDVEIEIEDMMDDSVMASLIEGLQVNNQFKFMENFNPKTSERVRRKKKKVQYFSSSGRNKNQMQQAYHGPDGRILSSGKDLCDCLQPSCPGCHYPCPKCNSSKCGNECRINRKWFYEKVEVEGTQISWTNEYVKKN from the exons gcacaGAGGAAGGGAAATCCGCCATGAAAAGAATTCGCCTTGAATGTGGGGTCTGCAAAGCTACCAGATTTTACTCAATACACAGGGGAATCACTCGCATAGCTGGTGTCGTTGCCTGTGAGGCTTGTCGGCAGTTCTATCAGCGCTTCAAGAAACAGCCTTGGGTTCTAAATTGCAATAAAGGAGGAAG GTGCTATGAGATGGATGAAACTCCAAAGAGCAAGTGCAAAGCCTGCTGGGTTGCCCATATTATATGTCGCTGTCCTGTGCCAATGGGACTGTACAATCATCTTGTGGGTTATCTTCCAACTGAACTTAAG AGCAAAATGGCAGGGCGACCACCCACTTCTGATGAAGTtccagagaaggaaagaggaggcctAGGACTGGAAATCTACAAAGACAACGACTGGGTTGATGTCACGGACAAGGAGGAGGTCGAGTCTCTGTTGCgaacagaagaaggaaatgagacagATGAGACAAATGAGCCGGAGATGGATGTTGAGATTGAGATAGAAGATATGATGGATGATTCT GTAATGGCAAGTCTTATAGAGGGTCTCCAAGTAAATAACCAGTTTAAATTCATGGAAAACTTCAACCCTAAAACCAGTGAACGAGTTAGGCGTAAGAAGAAGAAGGTTCAGTACTTCAGCAGCTCAGGACG CAATAAGAATCAGATGCAGCAGGCCTATCATGGACCAGATGGCCGCATACTGAGCTCCGGGAAAGACTTGTGCGACTGCCTTCAACCCAGCTGCCCAGGTTGTCATTATCCGTGTCCCAAGTGCAACTCAAGCAAATGTGGGAATGAGTGCAG AATCAATAGGAAATGGTTTTACGAAAAAGTTGAAGTAGAAGGAACTCAAATCTCATGGACGAATGAATATGTTAAGAAGAATTAA
- the LOC125030619 gene encoding uncharacterized protein LOC125030619 isoform X3 — protein sequence MSKVSGVGTEEGKSAMKRIRLECGVCKATRFYSIHRGITRIAGVVACEACRQFYQRFKKQPWVLNCNKGGRCYEMDETPKSKCKACWVAHIICRCPVPMGLYNHLVGYLPTELKSKMAGRPPTSDEVPEKERGGLGLEIYKDNDWVDVTDKEEVESLLRTEEGNETDETNEPEMDVEIEIEDMMDDSGIPEESSPPKPPNGKNNRQRQKRGKKSEKSESDPDDRPTGDEPKGGEMVMASLIEGLQVNNQFKFMENFNPKTSERVRRKKKKVQYFSSSGRNKNQMQQAYHGPDGRILSSGKDLCDCLQPSCPGCHYPCPKCNSSKCGNECRINRKWFYEKVEVEGTQISWTNEYVKKN from the exons gcacaGAGGAAGGGAAATCCGCCATGAAAAGAATTCGCCTTGAATGTGGGGTCTGCAAAGCTACCAGATTTTACTCAATACACAGGGGAATCACTCGCATAGCTGGTGTCGTTGCCTGTGAGGCTTGTCGGCAGTTCTATCAGCGCTTCAAGAAACAGCCTTGGGTTCTAAATTGCAATAAAGGAGGAAG GTGCTATGAGATGGATGAAACTCCAAAGAGCAAGTGCAAAGCCTGCTGGGTTGCCCATATTATATGTCGCTGTCCTGTGCCAATGGGACTGTACAATCATCTTGTGGGTTATCTTCCAACTGAACTTAAG AGCAAAATGGCAGGGCGACCACCCACTTCTGATGAAGTtccagagaaggaaagaggaggcctAGGACTGGAAATCTACAAAGACAACGACTGGGTTGATGTCACGGACAAGGAGGAGGTCGAGTCTCTGTTGCgaacagaagaaggaaatgagacagATGAGACAAATGAGCCGGAGATGGATGTTGAGATTGAGATAGAAGATATGATGGATGATTCT GGGATACCGGAAGAGAGTTCTCCCCCTAAACCCCCTAATGGCAAAAACAACCGTCAACggcagaaaagggggaagaaaagtgagaaatcGGAAAGTGACCCAGACGACAGA CCCACTGGAGATGAACCAAAAGGTGGAGAAATG GTAATGGCAAGTCTTATAGAGGGTCTCCAAGTAAATAACCAGTTTAAATTCATGGAAAACTTCAACCCTAAAACCAGTGAACGAGTTAGGCGTAAGAAGAAGAAGGTTCAGTACTTCAGCAGCTCAGGACG CAATAAGAATCAGATGCAGCAGGCCTATCATGGACCAGATGGCCGCATACTGAGCTCCGGGAAAGACTTGTGCGACTGCCTTCAACCCAGCTGCCCAGGTTGTCATTATCCGTGTCCCAAGTGCAACTCAAGCAAATGTGGGAATGAGTGCAG AATCAATAGGAAATGGTTTTACGAAAAAGTTGAAGTAGAAGGAACTCAAATCTCATGGACGAATGAATATGTTAAGAAGAATTAA